Proteins from a single region of Symphalangus syndactylus isolate Jambi chromosome 12, NHGRI_mSymSyn1-v2.1_pri, whole genome shotgun sequence:
- the ANKRD34A gene encoding ankyrin repeat domain-containing protein 34A, producing MLHTEGHALLRAVGQGKLRLARLLLEGGAYVNEGDAQGETALMAACRARYDDPQNKARMVRYLLEQGADPNIADRLGRTALMHACAGGGGAAVASLLLAHGADPSVRDHAGASALVHALDRGDRETLATLLDACKAKGTEVIIITTDTSPSGTKKTRQYLNSPPSPGVEDPAPASPSPGVCTSPSEIQLQTSGGGGRGMLSPRAQEEEEKRDVFEFPLPKAPDDPSPSEPLPKPPRHPPKPLKRLNSEPWGLVAPPQPVPPTEGRPGIERLTAELNGLTLTGRPRLSRRHSTEGPEDPPPWAEKVTSGGPLSRRNTAPEAQESGPPSGLRQKLSRMEPVELDTPGHLCPDSPESSRLSLERRRYSASPLTLPPAGSAPSPRQSQESLPGAVSPLSGRRRSPGLLERRGSGTLLLDHISQTRPGFLPPLNVSPHPPIPDIRPQPGGRAPSLPAPPYAGAPGSPRTKRKLVRRHSMQTEQIRLLGGFQSLGGPGEPGR from the coding sequence ATGTTGCACACCGAGGGCCACGCTCTGCTTCGGGCTGTGGGTCAGGGTAAGCTACGCTTGGCCCGTTTGCTTCTGGAGGGAGGCGCCTACGTGAATGAGGGTGATGCGCAGGGGGAGACTGCGCTAATGGCAGCCTGTCGGGCCCGCTACGACGACCCCCAGAACAAGGCACGCATGGTACGCTACCTCCTGGAGCAAGGAGCGGACCCCAACATCGCAGACCGATTAGGGCGCACGGCGCTCATGCACGCCTGCGCCGGGGGTGGGGGCGCCGCGGTGGCCTCGCTGCTCCTTGCCCACGGCGCAGACCCCTCAGTCCGAGATCACGCGGGTGCCTCGGCTCTTGTCCACGCCCTGGACCGCGGGGACCGCGAAACCCTTGCCACACTGCTGGACGCCTGCAAGGCCAAGGGCACGGaggtcatcatcatcaccaccgaTACCTCTCCGTCAGGCACCAAGAAGACCCGGCAGTATCTCAATTCTCCACCATCCCCAGGGGTGGAGGACCCTGCTCCCGCCTCTCCTAGCCCGGGGGTCTGCACGTCGCCCTCGGAAATCCAACTGCAGACCTCAGGAGGAGGAGGGCGTGGGATGTTGTCCCCTCGCgcccaggaagaagaggagaagcgGGACGTATTTGAATTCCCTCTTCCTAAGGCCCCCGATGACCCATCCCCTTCCGAGCCGCTCCCCAAACCACCACGCCATCCCCCAAAACCACTCAAAAGGCTCAACTCCGAGCCGTGGGGCCTAGTGGCCCCTCCTCAACCAGTCCCACCCACCGAAGGGAGACCGGGGATCGAGCGCTTGACTGCCGAACTCAATGGCCTGACCCTGACCGGTCGACCCCGTCTTTCCCGACGTCACAGCACCGAAGGCCCTGAGGACCCGCCGCCATGGGCGGAGAAAGTGACTAGCGGGGGTCCTCTCTCTCGGCGAAACACAGCACCAGAAGCTCAGGAGTCTGGTCCCCCTTCAGGGCTGAGGCAGAAACTGAGCCGCATGGAGCCAGTGGAGCTCGACACCCCTGGACACCTTTGCCCTGACTCGCCTGAGTCCAGCCGCCTGTCCCTGGAGCGCCGCCGATATAGCGCCTCCCCGTTGACCCTCCCTCCAGCTGGCTCGGCTCCCTCTCCGCGCCAGTCCCAGGAGAGTCTGCCAGGGGCAGTATCTCCGCTAAGCGGACGGAGGCGGAGTCCGGGGCTGCTGGAGCGGAGGGGCTCGGGGACGTTGCTCCTGGACCACATCTCGCAAACGCGGCCGGGTTTCCTACCCCCTCTCAACGTCAGTCCCCACCCTCCCATCCCTGACATTCGCCCACAACCCGGAGGTCGGGCGCCTTCGTTGCCTGCCCCTCCTTATGCCGGGGCGCCAGGCTCTCCCAGGACCAAGCGCAAACTGGTGAGACGCCACTCCATGCAGACTGAGCAGATCCGCCTGCTAGGGGGCTTCCAGAGTCTAGGTGGGCCTGGGGAGCCAGGGCGCTGA
- the POLR3GL gene encoding DNA-directed RNA polymerase III subunit RPC7-like isoform X1, producing the protein MASRGGGRGRGRGQLTFNMEAVGIGKGDALPPPTLQPSPLFPPLEFRPVPLPSGEEGEYVLALKQELRGAMRQLPYFIRPAVPKRDVERYSDKYQMSGPIDNAIDWNPDWRRLPRELKIRVRKLQKERITILLPKRPPKTTEDKEETIQKLETLEKKEEEVTSEEDEEKEEEEEKEEEEEEEYDEEEHEEETDYIMSYFDNGEDFGGDSDDNMDEAIY; encoded by the exons ATGGCCAGCCGGGGTGGGGGCCGGGGTCGTGGCCGGGGCCAGTTGACCTTCAACATGGAGGCCGTGGGCATTGGGAAAGGGGATGCTTTGCCCCCACCCACCCTGCAGCCTTCTCCACTCTTCCCT CCCTTGGAGTTCCGCCCAGTACCTTTGCCCTCAGGAGAGGAAGGGGAATATGTCCTGGCACTGAAGCAGGAGCTACGAGGAGCCATGAGGCAGCTCCCCTACTTCATCCGGCCAGCTGTCCCCAAGAGAG ATGTGGAGCGTTATTCCGACAAATATCAGATGTCAGGTCCGATTGACAATGCCATCGATTGGAACCCTG ATTGGCGGCGTCTACCCCGAGAGCTAAAGATCCGAGTGCGGAAGCTGCAGAAAGAAC GGATTACAATTCTGCTCCCCAAGAGGCCCCCTAAAACCACAGAAGATAAGGAGGAAACAATACAGAAACTAGAG ACcctggagaagaaggaagaagaagtaacttcagaggaggatgaggagaaagaagaagaagaagagaaggaagaggaggaagaagaagagtatGATGAAGAAGAACACGAAGAG gaAACTGATTACATCATGTCATATTTTGACAATGGAGAGGACTTTGGTGGTGACAGTGATGACAATATGGACGAGGCTATATACTGA
- the POLR3GL gene encoding DNA-directed RNA polymerase III subunit RPC7-like isoform X2, protein MASRGGGRGRGRGQLTFNMEAVGIGKGDALPPPTLQPSPLFPPLEFRPVPLPSGEEGEYVLALKQELRGAMRQLPYFIRPAVPKRDWRRLPRELKIRVRKLQKERITILLPKRPPKTTEDKEETIQKLETLEKKEEEVTSEEDEEKEEEEEKEEEEEEEYDEEEHEEETDYIMSYFDNGEDFGGDSDDNMDEAIY, encoded by the exons ATGGCCAGCCGGGGTGGGGGCCGGGGTCGTGGCCGGGGCCAGTTGACCTTCAACATGGAGGCCGTGGGCATTGGGAAAGGGGATGCTTTGCCCCCACCCACCCTGCAGCCTTCTCCACTCTTCCCT CCCTTGGAGTTCCGCCCAGTACCTTTGCCCTCAGGAGAGGAAGGGGAATATGTCCTGGCACTGAAGCAGGAGCTACGAGGAGCCATGAGGCAGCTCCCCTACTTCATCCGGCCAGCTGTCCCCAAGAGAG ATTGGCGGCGTCTACCCCGAGAGCTAAAGATCCGAGTGCGGAAGCTGCAGAAAGAAC GGATTACAATTCTGCTCCCCAAGAGGCCCCCTAAAACCACAGAAGATAAGGAGGAAACAATACAGAAACTAGAG ACcctggagaagaaggaagaagaagtaacttcagaggaggatgaggagaaagaagaagaagaagagaaggaagaggaggaagaagaagagtatGATGAAGAAGAACACGAAGAG gaAACTGATTACATCATGTCATATTTTGACAATGGAGAGGACTTTGGTGGTGACAGTGATGACAATATGGACGAGGCTATATACTGA